GATATGACAAGccttttgattttaatgatttactgGAGGAGTTTGTAAATGAAGCTGTTAAATTGACATTAAATGgcataaatataagaaataaatactttagttttaaaatttcaatgttaCTATTTGATGCTGTTGCCAAAGCAAGTATACTCAAAATTAAGGGACGTAGTGGTTATTCTTCATGTACAAAATGTACCCAAGAAGGGGAGTATTTCGATCATGTTGTTTTTCctgatatacattttacaaagaGAACTGATAATGATTTCCTTAATCAATCTGATCCAGATAATTACACTGGCCATACAATTTTGCAAAGAATTCCAAATATAGGTCTAGTGACTGATGTTCCATTGGATTATATGCACTTGATCTGTCTGGGTGTTGTCAAAAAACTATTGGTCAACACCTGGTGCTATGGACGACCCCCTCATAAATTACAATCCAgaattgttgataaaatatctgattcattattaaattttactaaatatattccTTGTGAGTTTGCAAGAAGACCAAAGCCTATAAAAGAGGCTAAGAGAATACAAAGCTACAGAATTCAGACAATTTCTGTTATACACTGGAGTGATTGTTTTAGAaaatagtttggaaaaaataagtatgaacattttttaacgcTTCATGTTGCTGTTCGTATTTTATTGTCTGACACATTAATGCAAACAATGACTGATTACgccgaaaaattattaattcattttgttCTCTCGTCCAAATGTATTAATGGGCCCTAAATATTATctcataattttcataatctgTTACATATTACTGACGATGCCAGAAAATATGgcaacttaaatttattcagcAACTTTTcttctgaaaattattttcaaaagataaaaaagttattaagaacacataataatgttttatcccAATTGTGCGCCGTCTATCTGAAGaaaaacacatatatacattaccaACTCAGAAAATAACTGctggaaattttaatttagaaaaagaacATAATAGTGGCATTTTGGTCGAGAATACTTCAGATCTTCAATTTAAGgaagttattttttctaacttTAAACTTAGACTAAATTTACAAgattgttgttgcaaattaaaatgtaactcTATTATTGAGATTTCAAATTTTGCTTATTGTGATAGGTAGTGataggtaaaaaatatgatagtgTGCACAACTTGTACACAAAACCTTTGTGTTCTTCAAAAATTAGTATTCATgttgttgataatttttttttttttttttttaacgttattttaaaaacatacaatctgtaatttaaatttacaataagcaTGTATGCGGATATACATTGATTTGTTTGACATGCGACGCTTGAAAAAAGAAGCCACCCAATAGCAGCACTTTATAACagaagttaatttaatttatagttattaattaattttggtttaGATCACGGCACCATCTTCTCTTTAATCTACGCGGAGGATTGCCAGGAATGGTGTCAGAGTTTAGTGCTGATATTAAGGGATTAGGGTGGTTGGTTAGTCGTAAACGAAATCGTTTATATAGTAGCTTTGCAGTTTCATCTATTGTGTTAACTCTTAGGTCGGTATGTAGAGTGTGGTTTGAAACATAGAATGGAGCATTTGTAATCATGCGTAGAGTTATGGACTGGAAGgtttgaattttgtttatattggaTTTTTTGGCAGCTCCCCATAACTGGATGCCATATGTCCAAGTAGGCATCAATagagttttatataaaagtattttagtttttatgttaAGTTTTGAGTGTTTGCCGATTAAGTAGGAGAGGGATTTACGTCTAGCGTTTAAGAGAACTCGTTTGCTTTTAATGTGGTCTGCCCAGGTTAGACGTTGGTCCAGAACTAAGCCTAAATATCGAGAACTATTAACTTTTGGGATGACAAGACCATTTATAGGTGGTACAACTCCTTGTTTTAAGGTAAAGGTTAAATGAGACGATTTAgtgtgattaatttttattttccatttcgTGTACCAGGACGACATGTGATCTAAATGAGTTTGTAGGTTATAACCAACAGTTAAAGGGTTTTCATGTGAggtgtaaataattttgtcgTCCGTGAAATCCGCAACAGAGGTATGATGTGTCGTGGGTTGGTCTGCCGAGTATAGGTTAAACAGAATGGGAGATGAAATGGCACCTTAGGGTACTCCTGCTGCTAATGGGGCTAAAGTTGAAATTTCACAGCCTACCTTTGTTGTGAAGTAACGGTCTTCGATGTAAGATTTAAAGAATAAGTATTAAGGAGGGGGcaagatttttttcaatttgtacaGAAGGCCGGGATGCCAAACCTTATCGAATGCTTGTGCCACGTCGAGGAGAACGGCTAagcaatattcttttttttccaGGGAGTTAGCTATTGAGTCTGTCAGCCGATGTATTTGGTGGATGGTTGAGTGGCCTTTGCGAAAGCCAAATTGGGTTTGTGGGATGGTTGAAATTGGGTTTGTGGGATGGTTGATACGTTATTTATGAAGGGAGAGATACGTTTCAATACTAATTTTTCACAGAGTTTAGCGAAAAGAGGCAGAATACTTATTGGACGATATGAAGAAGGGGTTTCAGGTGGTTTAcctggttttaaaattaaaattttaatagaagtTTTCCATTGTAGAGGAAAGTAGGACAGTCTTAAGATAGAGTTAAATATATGAGTGAGGTGTGTAATTGCTTTTTTTGGTAGCTGGCGTGCTACTTCAGCTGTAATAAGGTCTAAATCAGGAGATTTTTTGAGAGGaaacagttttatataatattttagttcgcCAGGTGTAAATGATTTTGGAGGTAGGTAGAGAGGAAGGGGGGATGTTGATAATTtaagtgaatatttttcatattggccaatatctaatatttatcaaaaattaattcgacTACCATATAAAAAAGGATTTGTAGTGATGTCATTACTACatactgattaataatatcatgtatcataaagataaaataatcttaatcataatatttatgtattgtatataatttacccTCAaatttacctatgtatataaattaaaaataacagtgaTATAGCAATAGCACAGTTACATAAatgtagtacctatttatacacattaatagATGTATTGTTAAGTTatgctttataaatattataatattatatttatggtatGTTTCTTTATAGCATAATGGCGAAGTCTGGATGGTATGTAGTTAAGttcagaaatgaaaaaaatgttattgaagtTATCCCAAGTAATTGGattgtaaattttgaaaaatgtgaaTGGCCAACAAAATTTGGATCCATTAAATTGCAAGCAGCAATCAAAAATAGATTAACACCATCAGCTATTGGGTGGAAATCATTTCctattaaactaatatgtaAACATATGTTTCTTACTTATGATGAAGCATCAAATTTTGCCAACACAACTCTAGCACTAAGTTCATCAGAAAGTGATGCTTTTGTCGTTAAAAACGCACCaacaaaacgtaaaaaaaaaaaatcagctaATTAACTTCAATAATAGCTCAAGTAGTGATGAAGAACAGTCTGATGTTGAATTACCAAATTTTCCAGTGTTCCCAGgtaatctattttattctaggtatgtaaaatatatcaatttatttctaaaatctaTTCATGGTTTACAGGAGAAATTTTGGAACAAACAAGAGGAAATTCAGCAGAAGaatcaaataatgaaataagacagattgatttaaataatgtatctatTGAACTTCAATGTGTTGATGATGAAAGTAATAACttgatcattataatttataagtatctacATACTtccatttttaagaattagaTTCTGTGGTTTATTTcgattaaatatagaaaagtCATTGGTTACataacataacaaatattatattacttaatgattaaatttttttaatgaagtatAAAGCAGAattcatgtattttaaacttcatactatattataaaccattaaTATACTGCAGttctgatttaatattttttttaagttttatatagtatttttttgatttgaaacAAACATTTCTTGTAAGtccttaaaatattgattctgaaataaattttgttattgtttacagTTAACAATCATGTAAATGACCAAGCAGGAATAATGGCTAATGCCTATAATGGtaatgatattgaaaatatgatttctACAGCTGCTCATAACTTCAATCATTCAGGTATGAATGATAAGAAcactataaaaaagttaacagTTAACAGGATTTAAAATTGGACGATGAATATTTGGATCCCTTGATGTTGACATTTTTTGGCTCACATTTAACACAAGTagctattacattttttgaatcagaagaaactaatttaaaaaaagtaccaTCAAGTATAGTAGCCATTGAAATTGATTCGGAAGACCGTGGTTTATCTCGggaaatagtattaaatcCCATtagtacaattaaattatttactaacaaagacgaaaatgttgattttggtatacataaaatatgttggtatatatttaattttataacaaatataagtatattacagtataatacagtaaataaCATGTGACGCTTAAACTCATGAATGAGATAGGCAAGGCAGACAGtcttaaacttttaaacattaatatctatttttttgaattataaatactttcaatttcaatttaatttaacaccaATCGGTGCACAATGTTTTTGGTTAACCTGTCTTTAGCTAACACAAATAGATTCGACGGTTTCCCAACACGTGAACACGCAACATATAGTTGCCCATGAGAAAAACATGGATTTTCCAAATCTAAACCACAAATGGACATTGTTTGACCTtgagatttatttatagacatggCGAAAGCTAAACGAATTGGAAACTGTAGCCTTTTGAAGGGTATGGTAGAATCTGATGGTATCATCGGAATACGTGGCAGCAGGACCACTTTTCCTTTAAACTTCCCAGACAAAATGGTTGCTTCAAGAATGTTTCCGGTGATCTTTTTGATGACCAAACGCGTACCGTTACATAATTGAGGTGGATTCAAGTTACGGAGGAGAATAATAGGGGAACCAATCTTTAATCGAAGATTATGTGGTGGCATTCCAGGGATatctaatgaatttaaaaattcaatcagAAAATTTACACTTTCATTTTCATCAACAACAGTATCGATTGATTTAAAAGACACCAGATCGCCTGGTAACAACTGTTGTACCTGGAAGTTAATTTCGCCAACATCAACGTTTTTGGCTGCCAAAATCGCCTGTTGACTAAGCCATTCatgattcaaataattattctgtatATCCGGGAAAATACTCTGaatcaattcatttttatactgaACAACAGTGCAAAAATTGTCTGGTAGTTTAATGCATTGCGTATTTGGTTGCAGTTCTATTTTACCGTTCCCAATATCCAATAGTTGTTCGGAAAATATTTGTGCTGATGGATTTTGCAATTGTACTCGCATATTTATGGTCAATCGAAGTGTTTCAACACTTCGCCATAAGAATGATTGTTTCAAACATGCATTAATCTCATCCGCGAAAGTAGAGCGATGTATAACCGATAAGGTCTGCCGG
The DNA window shown above is from Aphis gossypii isolate Hap1 unplaced genomic scaffold, ASM2018417v2 Contig00106, whole genome shotgun sequence and carries:
- the LOC126553242 gene encoding ATP-dependent DNA helicase pif1-like, translated to MCNIKKNSGIAAVLRKSSIIIWDECTMAHKYSLEALNRTMQDLNSNNKLLGGAILLLSGDFRQTLSVIHRSTFADEINACLKQSFLWRSVETLRLTINMRVQLQNPSAQIFSEQLLDIGNGKIELQPNTQCIKLPDNFCTVVQYKNELIQSIFPDIQNNYLNHEWLSQQAILAAKNVDVGEINFQVQQLLPGDLVSFKSIDTVVDENESVNFLIEFLNSLDIPGMPPHNLRLKIGSPIILLRNLNPPQLCNGTRLVIKKITGNILEATILSGKFKGKVVLLPRIPMIPSDSTIPFKRLQFPIRLAFAMSINKSQGQTMSICGLDLENPCFSHGQLYVACSRVGKPSNLFVLAKDRLTKNIVHRLVLN